CCTGCCTGTTCACTCACGGCCGCGCCGCCCCTCTCCCGATCCCGCTGCGGATCCCCACAGCCACCGTACCGATCATGCCGGGGTGAGAGGGGCGGAGCAGACCCGGTGCCCCGCCGGGTCACGGTCGTCGTACGTCCCTGTTCCGCTGTCATCCGTCATCTTCCCGGCTCTCGTCCCAGGGGGGTGGGTAACGTTTCTCAAAACTCGACATCGGCGGCGACGGTTCACTCGGCGAAGCGGGCCGTGGACCGGCGTGCCACCAGCCTGGGCGAGAGGATCACCTTGGTCGACGGGCGGGCGCGGTCGGCGATCCGCTCCAGGAGCAGGCGTACGGCGTTGCGGCCCATCTCCTGGCCGCACTGGTCGACGCTGGTGAGCGAGATCGGGCCGTAGGCGGCGAACGTGGTGTTGTCGTATCCGGCCACCGAGAGGTCGCCGGGCACGGACAGGCCGGCCTCGGCCACCGCGTCGAGCACGCCCATCGCGGCGATGTCGGCCCCGGCGAAGACGGCCGTGGGCCTGGCCGGGGCGGGGCGGCCCAGCAACTCCCGCGCCGCCCGGTGGCCGCCCTCCTGGCTGTAGCTGGTGGAGATCACGTCGATGAACTCCTCCAGCCCGTGCACCCGCATGGCCTGCCGGTATCCGTCCGCGCGCCGGGCGTTGGGCATCTCCGCGAGACGCGTCGGATCGGTCTCGTGGTGCTCGATGTGGGCGATCCGGCGATGCCCGAGACCGACGAGATGCCGGACGACCAGGGCCGCGCCCTCGGTGTCGTCGTCGGCCACGGTGTCGTACGCGGGCGAGGAGCCGTGGCGGCCGACGACGACGGTGGGGACCGCGCCGGCGACATGTTCCAGGTGGGCGCGTGACGAGACCGGGGCGACCAGGACGAGACCGTCCATGCCGCGGTCGATCATCGCCTCGGTGACCCGGGCCTCGGCCTTCTCCCCGTTGCAGCCCGGCCCCAGGAACACCTGGTAGTCGGTCTCCTCCAACGAGTCGGTGACGCCGTCGAGGATCTCGGGGAAGAACGGGTTGCGGATGTCGGGCAGCATCACACCGATCGTGTAGGTCTGCCCCCGCAGGCCGCGGGCCCCCGCGTGCGGCCGGTAGCCCAACTCCTCGATCGCCCTGCGCACCTTGGTCTGCATCTCGGGGCTGGCCCCGTAGGCGTTGCGCAGCACCTTGGACACCGAGGTGACGGAGACCCGGGCGTGACGCGCGACGTCGACGATGGTGACCCTGCGCTGCGGTGCTGTCGGCTCCATCCGGTCCTTGCCTCTCGGGAGATCGTCCGGCCGAAGTGTAGGCCGGAACGCGCAGGTCGAACGAGGGTCCGGTTCTCGTGGGCCGAGAGTGCCGGGAGGTTCGGGCGGCGCGGGCCGTGTGACGTCGCGGCGATGTGCGCGACATCTTGACGTCACGCGGGACGCTCCTTAGGGTCTGGCCACACCCTTTGGGAAACGTTACCCAAAGCCGTACCGATTTCCCGTGGCCCGACAGCGGGCCGCTCCTCCATTCAGCACCGCACACAGCCAGGAGAGCCGGGCGCGTCCCTACGGGGCGCGGATCGGCAGATCGACACGGCACGTGATGTGAATCGTTTCAAGAGAGGGGGTTCGTCGGTGGCTCTGGCCCCGCACGAGCGGCTCGTCGACAAGGACAGGCCTCCGGTCGTGGCACCGGATCCGCGGCCCCGGTCCGCACGCACGACCCCGCCGTGGTGGTTCGCCCTGCCGGCGATGCTGCTGTTCGCCTTCGTCGTCCTGGTGCCGAGCGTCCGCGGCGTGTACTACGCCTTCACCGACTGGGACGGGCTCGACCCCGACTTCTCCTTCGTCGGCCTGGACAACTTCGCCGACATGCTCGGCGACCCCGATGCCAAGCAGGCCATCTGGCACACACTGCTGATCGCGGTGGCGATCACGGTCATCCAGAACGCGGTGGGGCTGCTGCTGGCCCTGGGGGTCAACTCCGCCATCAGGTCCCGCAACGTCCTGCGGGTGTTCCTGTTCGCGCCCGCCGTGATCACCCCGATCGTGACGGCCTACCTCTGGCGGAACCTGCTCGGCCCGGACGGAGCCGTCAACAGCCTGCTCGGCGCGGTGGGGCTGGGCGGAGCGCGGCAGGACTGGCTCGGCGACCCGGAGCTGGCCCTGTGGTCGGTGGTCGGCGTGACCGTGTGGCAGTACGCGGGCTACTCCATGGTCATCTTCCTGGCCGGCCTCCAGTCGGTGCCCAAGGAGATCCACGAGGCGGCGTCCATGGACGGGGCGGGCCCGGTGCGCCGCTTCTGGTCGGTGACCAGGCCCCTGCTCGCCCCGGCCCTCACCATCAACCTGATGCTGTCGATCATCGGCGGGATCAAACTCTTCGACCAGGTCTACGCGTTGACGGGCGGCGGGCCCGGACACGCGACCGACACCATCTCGACGCTCATCTACAAGGACGCCTTCACCCTGGGCGAGTTCGGCTACAGCATCGCGCTCGCCGTCGTCCTCACGATCATCGTGGCGGTCGTCTCGGCCGGTCAGTACGCCGCCCTGTCCCGCAACGAGAGGGCCGCGTCATGAACCGCTACGGCCGCCGCACGCTGGCGCTGGAACTGGCGATGATCGCCGCCGCCCTGTTCGTCGGCTTCCCGGTGTACGTCCTGGTCAACCTCGCCGTGCGCCCCACGTCGGACACCTCCTCGCCGATCGGTCCGACCACCTCACCCACCCTCGACAACTTCACCCAGGCCTGGCAACAGGGAGCGCTGGGCGGGGCGTTGGCCAACAGCCTGCTGGTGACGGTGTGCAGCGTCGTGGTCGTGCTGGCCGTGTCGTCGCTCGCCGCGTACCCGCTGGCCCGGATCACCGCCCGCTGGTCCCGGGGGACGTATCTGACGATCCTGCTCGGCCTCGCCCTCCCCTTCCAGCTCGCCTCCCTGCCGCTGTACCAGACCATGCGCGACCTGGGTCTGCTCGGCACCCCCTGGGCACTGGTCCTCTTCTACTCCGGCCTCCAGGTGCCGTTCACCGTCTTCCTCTACGTCGGCTTCCTGCGCGCCCTGCCCGGCGACTTCGAGGACGCGGCCCTGATCGACGGCTGCACACCCCTGCAGAGCTTCCGGTACGTGGTCCTGCCGATGCTCAAACCCATCACCGTCACGGCCCTCGTGCTCAACACGGTCGCCGTGTGGAACGACTTCTTCACCCCGTTGCTGTACCTCAGCGGCAGCGCCCAGCAGACGCTGCCGGTCGCGATCGCGGGCTTCGTCGGCCAGTACGTCACCGACTGGAACCTCATCTTCGCCGCGCTGGTGATCAGCATCCTGCCCGTCCTGCTCGTCTACTTCCTGCTGCAGCGCAGCATCATCAACGGCTTCGCGGGAGGGCTGAAGGGATGACCCCGACGCCCGACCGTCCCTCAAGTCCGGTGGCACCTTCCCCGAGGGGGATCACATGAAGACACGCACACTCCCGGTCATGATCGCCGCGGTCACG
The DNA window shown above is from Streptomyces akebiae and carries:
- a CDS encoding LacI family DNA-binding transcriptional regulator, with the protein product MEPTAPQRRVTIVDVARHARVSVTSVSKVLRNAYGASPEMQTKVRRAIEELGYRPHAGARGLRGQTYTIGVMLPDIRNPFFPEILDGVTDSLEETDYQVFLGPGCNGEKAEARVTEAMIDRGMDGLVLVAPVSSRAHLEHVAGAVPTVVVGRHGSSPAYDTVADDDTEGAALVVRHLVGLGHRRIAHIEHHETDPTRLAEMPNARRADGYRQAMRVHGLEEFIDVISTSYSQEGGHRAARELLGRPAPARPTAVFAGADIAAMGVLDAVAEAGLSVPGDLSVAGYDNTTFAAYGPISLTSVDQCGQEMGRNAVRLLLERIADRARPSTKVILSPRLVARRSTARFAE
- a CDS encoding carbohydrate ABC transporter permease; its protein translation is MNRYGRRTLALELAMIAAALFVGFPVYVLVNLAVRPTSDTSSPIGPTTSPTLDNFTQAWQQGALGGALANSLLVTVCSVVVVLAVSSLAAYPLARITARWSRGTYLTILLGLALPFQLASLPLYQTMRDLGLLGTPWALVLFYSGLQVPFTVFLYVGFLRALPGDFEDAALIDGCTPLQSFRYVVLPMLKPITVTALVLNTVAVWNDFFTPLLYLSGSAQQTLPVAIAGFVGQYVTDWNLIFAALVISILPVLLVYFLLQRSIINGFAGGLKG
- a CDS encoding carbohydrate ABC transporter permease produces the protein MALAPHERLVDKDRPPVVAPDPRPRSARTTPPWWFALPAMLLFAFVVLVPSVRGVYYAFTDWDGLDPDFSFVGLDNFADMLGDPDAKQAIWHTLLIAVAITVIQNAVGLLLALGVNSAIRSRNVLRVFLFAPAVITPIVTAYLWRNLLGPDGAVNSLLGAVGLGGARQDWLGDPELALWSVVGVTVWQYAGYSMVIFLAGLQSVPKEIHEAASMDGAGPVRRFWSVTRPLLAPALTINLMLSIIGGIKLFDQVYALTGGGPGHATDTISTLIYKDAFTLGEFGYSIALAVVLTIIVAVVSAGQYAALSRNERAAS